Proteins found in one Mycoplasmopsis bovigenitalium genomic segment:
- a CDS encoding dihydrolipoyl dehydrogenase — protein MNKYDIVIIGSGPGGYPLATLLAKKGKKVALIEKDQLGGTCINVGCIPTKSLVKSAYVLDTISHSQKFGIETNLVDINVKTIQNRRQLIKQKMNNNVKNQLNLANVDIYNGTAKLIDQNNLIVNEEQIQFDKAILATGAKSREIDLPGANNAREKNFLINSNQALIIDEKIESLTIIGSGPVALEFAYIYSTFGTKVTIIDVNEFMGRYDVEFASAIKQYLTNRNIEIIDNVKLIKFDENELFYNSNGQEKSIKSSKILSAIGRVANLEAIGNVGIELNEKGFIKVNDSMQTNIKNIYALGDATGLMMLSSVAYKTSDIIAKHILGHEFETLNTNFVPWSIYLNPEISGVGQSEKELTAKNVEFEAIVFNASSLPRNLANGSINEFDFIKFLIDKKTGLILGAQMFLEGSSLVINQIAQAMQMGIKFADLQKFTFTHPTVTEAIYYLSKAHYFAK, from the coding sequence ATGAATAAATATGACATTGTAATAATAGGTTCAGGTCCTGGAGGATATCCTTTAGCAACTTTATTGGCTAAAAAAGGCAAAAAAGTTGCACTAATTGAAAAAGACCAACTTGGTGGAACTTGTATTAATGTTGGTTGCATACCAACAAAATCATTGGTAAAAAGTGCCTATGTTTTAGACACAATTTCACATTCGCAAAAATTTGGGATTGAAACAAATTTAGTTGATATTAATGTAAAAACAATTCAAAATAGACGTCAATTGATAAAACAAAAAATGAATAATAACGTTAAAAATCAATTGAATTTGGCAAATGTTGACATTTATAATGGCACTGCCAAATTAATCGACCAAAACAATCTAATTGTCAATGAAGAACAAATTCAATTTGACAAAGCAATTTTAGCAACTGGCGCAAAAAGCCGCGAAATTGATTTGCCAGGAGCCAATAACGCAAGAGAAAAAAACTTTTTGATAAATTCGAATCAGGCATTAATTATTGATGAGAAAATCGAATCTTTAACTATTATTGGTTCTGGACCAGTTGCTTTGGAATTTGCTTATATTTATTCAACATTTGGAACCAAGGTTACAATCATTGATGTTAATGAATTTATGGGTAGATATGATGTAGAATTTGCAAGTGCAATTAAACAATATTTAACCAACCGAAATATAGAAATTATTGACAATGTAAAATTAATCAAATTTGACGAAAATGAATTATTTTACAATTCAAATGGTCAAGAAAAATCTATAAAATCTAGCAAAATTCTAAGTGCAATTGGTAGAGTTGCAAACTTAGAAGCTATTGGAAATGTTGGTATTGAATTAAATGAAAAAGGATTCATAAAAGTCAATGATTCTATGCAAACTAATATAAAAAATATTTATGCGCTTGGAGATGCTACTGGATTAATGATGCTTTCATCAGTCGCTTATAAAACAAGTGATATTATTGCAAAACATATTTTAGGTCATGAATTTGAAACTTTAAATACTAATTTTGTTCCTTGGTCAATTTATTTAAATCCCGAAATTAGTGGAGTTGGTCAAAGTGAAAAAGAATTAACTGCTAAGAATGTTGAATTTGAAGCGATTGTTTTCAATGCTAGTTCATTGCCAAGAAACCTTGCAAACGGTTCGATAAATGAGTTTGATTTTATTAAGTTTTTGATTGACAAAAAAACAGGATTGATTCTTGGAGCGCAAATGTTTTTGGAGGGCTCAAGTCTAGTTATCAACCAAATTGCACAAGCAATGCAAATGGGTATCAAGTTTGCTGATTTACAAAAATTCACCTTTACTCACCCAACTGTTACTGAAGCAATATACTATTTATCTAAAGCACATTATTTTGCAAAATAA